The Kribbella sp. NBC_00662 nucleotide sequence TTCGACGCGCCGGGACCGCGCGCCAAGCGGCTGTACTTCGGCGTCGGTGTCGTCGCCGTCGTCGCGATCCTGCTCGTGCTGTGGTTCGTGCTGGACAGGCTCAACGAGAAGGGCCAGCTGACGGCGGCCAAGTGGAAGCCGTTCCTGACCGGCGAGATCTGGACCCAGTACATCCTGCCCGGCCTGGCCGGCACGCTGATCGCGGCCGCGATCTCGGTCGTGCTCGCGATGGTCGTCGGCGTCCTGCTCGGCGTCGGGCGGCTGTCCAGCCAGGCGTGGGTGCGCTGGCCGTGCGGTGTGCTCGTGGAGTTCTTCCGCGCCGTGCCGGTGCTGCTGATGATGCTGTTCACGTACGCGCTGTACGCGAAGTACGAGCTCTTCCCGCCGGAGCGTTACGCGCTGGCGGCTGTCGTCACCGGCCTCACGCTGTACAACGGCTCCGTCGTGGCCGAGCTGGTCCGGTCCGGCGTGCACTCGTTGCCGAAGGGCCAGAGCGAGGCGGCGATGGCCATCGGGCTCACCAGCGGCAAGTCGATGCGCCTCGTCCTGTTGCCGCAGGCAATCACCGCTATGCTGCCGGCGATCGTCGGCCAGCTGGTCGTGATCCTGAAGGACACCGCCCTCGGCTACATCATCACCTACGAGGAACTGCTCCGGAAGGCGGAGCAGATCGGCAACTACAAGTCGAACCTGGTGCCTGCCTTCATCGTCATCGGGGCGATCTTCATCATCATCAACTACCTGCTGACCGTCGTCGCCCAGCGGGTCGAGTCCCTGATGCGCCGCCGCGGCCGCTCCGCCGGCGGTCCCCTGACCGCCGACCCGGTCGACCAGAGCACCGTCGCGGTCGTCGGCCAGGACACCAACAACTGAACCAATCTCATCAAGAACAGGGCCCGGGACTCTCCCCGGGCCCTTTTCTTCGCCGTCGGCAACCGATGACTCTTCGTGCCGGTCGTTGCTCAGCGCAAGGTGTTGAAGGAGTCGCGGATGATCTCGAGGGCTTCGGCGGCTTCTTCCTCGGTCAGGGTCATCGGGGGCGCCATCCGGAGGACGTTGCCGTAGAGGCCGCCCTTGCCGACCAGGAGGCCGCGGTTCTTGGTCTCCTGCTGGAGTTTCGCGGTACTGGCGGCGTCGGGGCTGTTGTCGTCCGGCTTGACGATCTCGGCGGCGAGCATCAGACCCTTGCCGCGGACGTCGCCGAGCTCGGGGAACTCGTCGGAGATGCCGCGCAGGCCGTCGACCAGTTGCGCGCCGCGCTTGGCCGCGTTGGCCTGCAGGTCCTTGTCGAGCAGGTAGTCGATCGTCGCCTTCGCCGCGCTGGTCGAGATCGGGTTGCCGCCGAACGTGGACAGCGAGTTCGCCTTGACGCTGTCCATCAACTCGGCCTTGGCGACCACGCCGCCGATCGCGAACCCGTTGCCGAGCCCCTTCGCGAACGTCATCGCATCCGGTACGACGTCGTGCGCCTGGATGCCCCAGAAATGGTCACCGGTCCGGCCCCACCCGGTCTGCACCTCGTCGGAGATGAACAGGATCCCGTACTCGTCCAGGACCTCCTTGAAGGCGGCGTACAGCCCGTCGGGCGGTGACGAGAACCCGCCGACGCCCTGGATCGGCTCGGCGATCAGACAGGCGACATCACCCGACGTCGTGGTCTCGATGACGTTGCGGAGGTCGTCGACGCAGACCTTGATGTAGTCGGCGTCCGACAGATCGCGGAACGGGCTGCGATAGCGGTACGCGCCCTGGACGTACTGCACGTTCACCGGTGAGAGGCTGCTCGCGGACCAGCCGCGGTTGCCGGTGATCGCGACCGTGCCGAACGCGCGGCCGTGGTACGAGTTCCGCATCGCCAGGACCTGGTTCGAGCGGCGGTTCTGGGTGGCGAGCAGCAAGGCCGTCTCGTTCGCCTCGGTGCCGGAGTTGGCGAAGAACACCTTCGCGTCCGGGATCCCGGACAGCTCGGCGATCTGCTCGGCCAGCTCGATCTGCTTCCGGATCAGGTACACCGTCGAAGTGTGCGCGATCCCGGTGCCGAGCTGCTCACGCACAGCGTCCGAGATCTCCGCGATGTCGTACCCGATCGCGTTGGTCAGGATGCCGGCGAAGAAGTCGATGTAGGTGTTGCCCTCACCGTCCGTCACCCGCCGTCCGGACCCGGAGACGATCTCGATCGGCTCCTCGTAGTACAACGCGAGCCAAGCCGGCATGACGGCCTTGTGACGCTCCCAGAGCTCCGCATGTGTCATGGGGCAAGCATTACACCGGTTGACCGATAGCGCAGGTCTATGACGTTAAGGTGCTCTGCGTGACAATGCCGAGCATCCCGCATGTGGATATCGAGTCCCTGGAGCACTTCGACCGGCTGCTCGCCGCGGGGGCCACCGCGATGGCGGGGTGGCGGGTGCAGTCGGTGGATCTGACCCGGCGTACGGCGGAGATCGTCGGGCTGAAGCCGATGGGGTCGCTGTTCCTCGGGTGTGTGCTGGAGGAGAAGGCGGACGCGTGGGTCCGCGACGGCGGCGGTCTGGTGTTCCCGGCGATCCCAGAGCTGCCGTTCGACGCGTACCGCGGGCGGCTGTACGACGCCGACGAGCTGTACGCCGGTCTGGAGCACGGGTACGACGCCACTCCGGACGCCCGCATCTACGCCTGGTCCCGCCAGCAGGACGAGAAGGGCGACACCGGCCGCACACTCGCCGCGGCGCTCCACGACCACGCCATCGGCGATGCCCTCACCGAGCTCCCCGACGACAAGCCCTGGGTCGGCGTGATGGGCGGCCACGGCGTGCTGCGGGGCAGCGACGACTACCGCTCCGCCGTACTGCTCGGCCGCACACTCGCGCGCGCGGGCCGGATGGTGGTGACCGGAGGCGGTCCGGGAGCCATGGAGGCCGCCAACCTCGGCGCATCGCTGGCGGCGTACGACGATGCCGTGCTGGATGCTGCTGTTGCGGAGCTGGCCGCCGTACTGTCGTTCCGCCCGTCCATCGGCGACTGGGCGTCCACGGGCCTCGCCGTCCGCTCGCAGTACCCCGGTGACGGCGGAGTGTCGATCCCGACCTGGTTCTACGGTCATGAGCCGCCGAACGTGTTCGCCGGCGCGATCGCGAAGTACTTCTCGAACGCCCAGCGCGAAGACGTCCTGCTCGGCCGTGCGCACGGCGGCATCATCTACCTGACCGGAGCCGCCGGCACCGTCCAGGAGGTCTTCCAGGCGGTCACGCCGAACTACTACGGCGACGCAGCCACCCAGATCCCGCTGATCCTCGTCGGCACCGACTACTGGACCAGCCAGCTCCCGGTCTGGCCCCTGCTCGAGTCCCTCTCCGTCGGCCGCCACATGCGACTCCACCTGGTCGACACGATCGACGAGGCCGCCGGTCTGGTCAGTTGACTCGCTGGGGCTTGAACTGCATCTGCGGGTTGGCGTACGCGTCCTGCGACTCGATGAGCTGCAGCTCGCGCTCACCCGACTCATGGGTCCGGGTGAGCAGTTCGAAGACGCTCGACGTCGTACGGGCCAGCGCCTCCGCGAGATCGCCCGTACGGCGGTAGTGCGCCGTGAAGAGCGCGGCCGTCACGTCGCCCGACCCGTTCGCCTTCATCGGGATGTACGGCGTCTGCACGAGCCATGCGCCGCTGTCGTCGACGGCGAGCATCTCGATCGTGCCTTCCTCGCGGTCCGGGCGCTCGACGCTGGTGACGAGCACCGTCCGCGGTCCGGTCGCGCGCACCAGCTCGACCGAGGCCAGCGTGGACTCGAGCGTGTCCGGCTCGGTGCCGGTCAGGAAGCCCAGCTCGAACTGGTTGGGCGTGATGATGTCGGCCGCCGGAACCACCCGGTCCCGCAACAGCACCGGGATGGCAGGCGCTACGAAGCACCCGGATTTCGCGTTGCCCATCACCGGGTCGCAGGAGTACAAGGCATTCGGGTTGGCCGCCTTGACCCGCTGCACCGCCTCGAGGATCACGTCGGCGATCCCCTCCCCGCCCTGGTAACCCGACAGCACCACGTCGATCTGCGGAAGGACCCCGCGGTCCTCGATCCCGAGCAGCACCTCGCGTACGTCGTCCGGGCTGATCATGGGCCCGCGCCACGCCCCGTAGCCGGTGTGGTTCGAGAAGTTCACCGTGTACACCGGCAGCACCTCGACACCGATCCGCTGCAACGGGAACACAGCTGCCGAGTTACCCACATGCCCGTACGCAACCGCCGACTGAATCGAAAGGATCTTCACTCCCCGATCATCCCATCGCCCGTGATTTGTCGGTGGTGGGGTTTAGCGTGCGCGGCATGACGAACTTCGTGTTGGTGCCGGGGGCTTGGCTGGGTGCGTGGGCCTGGGACGAGGTGGCCGCCGTACTGCGGGCCGAGGGGCACGGCGTCCATCCGGTGACGTTGAGCGGGCTGGCCGACCGGCGGGACGAAGCTGCCGGTCAGCAGCAGCATGTCGACGACATCGTGGCTGTGATCGAGTCGCAGGACCTGCGGGACGTCGTGCTCGCGGGGCACAGCTACTCCGGGATACCGGTCGGTCAGGCGGCGGGGCGGATCGGCGATCGGCTGCGACGGGTGGTGTATGTCGACTCCAACATCCCGACCGACGGGAAGTCGTTCGTCGACGGGTGGTCGGCGGAAGGACAGGCGTGGGTCCGGGACCAGCTGGAGTCGTCCGGTGGCTACTGGCCGCCGCTCACCGCCGAGGACTACGTCGGCCAGGATCTCTCCGACGAGGCGATCGCGCTGATCCTGGAGCGCGGTACGCCGCATCCCGGCCGCTCCATCACCGAGCCGGCTCACCTGGTCCGCCCGATCGGCGAGCTGCCCACGACGTACATCAAGTGCCTGATGGACGGTGCGACACCGTCGTCCGACGTGGCCGAACAGCTCGAGTCACCACAGTGGGAGCTCGTCGAACTCCCCACCGGTCATTGGCCGATGTTCTCCCAGCCCATCGCCCTGGCGAAGATCCTGACGACGGCCTGACGGTTGGTGAGCCGGCCGCGGGTGAAGTCCGCGGGCTCCGTCACTTGCTGGCGGCGGCGAGTTGGCCGCAGGCGCCGTCGATCTCCTGGCCGCGGGTGTCGCGGACGGTGGTGGGGATGCCGGCGGCCTCGAGGCGGCGGACGAACTCGCGCTCGTCGGCCGGGTCGGAGGCGGTCCACTTCGAGCCGGGTGTCGGGTTCAGCGGGATCAGGTTGACGTGCACCCAGCCCCAGTCGCCCCGCGCGTTGAGCTTCTCCGCGAGCAGATCGGCCCGCCAGGCGTGGTCGTTGATGTCGCGGATCATCGCGTACTCGATCGAGACCCGCCGCTTGGTCTGCCGTGCGTACCCCCAGGCAGCGTCGAGCACCTCGTCGACCTTCCACCGGTTGTTGATCGGCACCAGCTCGTCGCGCAGCTCGTCGTCCGGCGCGTGCAGCGACAGCGCGAGCGTGACCGGGATGCCTTCGGTGGCGAGCTGGTTGATCCGCGGCACCAGGCCGACAGTCGACACCGTCACGCCACGGGCCGAGATCCCCAGCCCCTCCGGCGACGGGTCGGTGAACCGGCGTACGGCGCCCATCACGGCCTTGTAGTTGGCCATCGGCTCGCCCATGCCCATGAACACGATGTTGCTGACCCGCCCGGGCCCCCCGGCGATCTCACCGCGCGCCAGCGCCCGCGCACCGTCGACGACCTGCTCGACGATCTCGGCGGTCGACATGTTCCGCGTCAGTCCGCCTTGGCCGGTCGCGCAGAACGGGCACGCCATCCCGCAACCCGCCTGCGAGGACACGCACATCGTGGCGCGGCCCGGATACCGCATCAGGACGGACTCGACCAGCGAACCGTCGAGCAGCTTCCAGAGCGTCTTCCGGGTCTCCCCGTTGTCGCACTCGAGGTCGCGGACGCGGGTCAGCAGCGGCGGCATCAGGTCGGCGACCAGCTTGTCGCGGGTCGCGGCCGGCAGGTCGGTCATCTCGGCCGGGTCGGACACCAGCCGGGAGAAGTAGTGGTTGGACAGCTGCTTGGCGCGGAACGCGGGCTCGCCGAGCGCGGCCACCGCAGTACGCCGCTCCTCCCCCGTGAGGTCAGCGAGGTGCCGCGGCGGCTTCTTGGCGCGACGCGGCTCATCGAACACCAGGGGAAGGGAAGTAGTCATAACCGACCTATTGTCGCAAGGTCGGACTACCGTTCACAAATTCACATCCCATGACCCGCGTCACCCGCGGGCTTGCGGTCGGAGTGGCCGAGTTTGCGGTCCGGGGCTATCCGGTCCCGCACCATCTGCTTGAGCAGCGGGATCTCGGCGAAGCCGCCCTCTGCTTTCCTCGACCACAGCAACTCGCCGTCGAGGCTGATGTCGAACACCCCGCCGGACCCGGGGACCAGCGCGACCTCGCCCAGCTCCTGGGGAAAGGTGGTCAGCAGCTCCTGAGCGGTCCACGCCGCCCGCATCAGCCACCGGCACTGGGTGCAGTACTCGATCTCCAACCGCGGCTCTCTCGTCACGGCGACCAAGGTATCGCCGTGACGAGAGCCGGCCTCAGGCCGAGTAGCCCTTCGGTGGGATCAGCGTGGCGAGCTGGTTGAAGGTCAGCCAGTACGTCGCCGTCGGGGCGAACCCGGCCGGGTCCGCGATCAGTACGGTCTGGTCGCTGTCGTCGTACCCGATCACCGTGAAGTAGTGGTAGATCGTGTAGTTCGGGTAGCCCGGCGGGTGGTTGCTGGCCGGGGCAACGATGTTGGCGACGATCGGGTAGTTGTTGTTGATGTCCAGGACGACGTCCCGCCAGAGCAGGTCACGCTGCGCCTGGGTGGGCGGGTCGTTGGGCATCTCCTTCGTCTCGTACCAGCCGGTGCCGAGGTGGTTGTTGAGCACCCGGGTGACCTGGCCGATCCAGTCCGTGCCGTTGGTCGTGGTCGGCAGCTCGTTCGCCAGCTGCTGCTGACTGGGCGGCGCGATCCGGGCCGAGAGGGCGATCCGGGTCGCGGCCGGGCCGCACCAGTAGCCGGTCTGCTGGTACTGGAAGTCGATGTTCAGCGTTCGGACGGTCTGCGTCGAGTAGCCGAGCTTCGGCACCGGTTTGATCGCTGCGGCGTGAGCTGCATCGACCGGAGCAGTGGGCTGAGCGGTCGCCGGAGACAGCGGGAGGGCGGCGGCTGCGATGAGCGCCAGACCGCAGAGCGCGGCCTTGAACTTCGTCGTGGGGGTCATGTCAGCTCCTCACCGGACGACCGGGGCGGATCATCCTGTGTTTGATACTGACACACAACTCGGTAGGTCGAGTGAAAAAATCACCGACCCTTTCGACCTCAGTGGAAAGGGTCGGTGATTTCCCGCACCAGCCAGCGCACGGCGTGATCCGGGTACGGGCGCGGCAGCGACAGCACGATGTGATCGAACCCCAGCTCGACCGCCCGTTGCACGATCGCGCGCGTGCCGGCCGGGTCGTCGTACGCGACGATCTGCTGCAGCGACCGGCTGAGCGTGGCCGGATCCCGTCCGATCCGGGCGCACTCCGCGTCCAGCCGGCGTACCCGATCGGCGAGGGTGTCGAGGTCGGTGTGTGGCGGGCCGCTGATGTTCCAGATATCGGCGTACTCCGCGACCAGCCGAAGCATGCGGTTGCCCCAGCCGCCGATCAGGAGCGGCGGACCCGCGGGCTGGATCGGCTTGGGTGCGTTACGGTTGCGCTCCAGCGTGAAGTGTTTGCCGTGGAAGTCGAACTCGTCCTCGGTCCACATCCGGCGCAGGATCTCGATCGTCTCGCGGAGGCGGTCGACCCCCTCCCCCGGCGGCACGAGCGTCAATCCGTAGGCGGCGTACTCCTCGATCGCCGGGTTCGGGCCGGTCGGCTGATGGGTTCCGCCCGCACCGAGGCCCATGATCAGCCGGCCGCCGGAGATGACGTCCAGGGTGCTGGCGATCTTGCCGAGCACGGCCGGCGGGCGGATCCGGTTGCTGGTGACGAGCAGGCCGAGGCGGAGCCGGGTGGTCTGCGCGGCGAGAGCGGCGAGCAAGGTCCAGCCCTCGAGGACGTCGCCGTTCTTCGGGCCGGCGAGCGGGAGGAAGTGGTCCCACAGCCAGGCGTCGCGGATCTGCGGGGTCTCGTCGGCCTCGAGCCAGACGCGGCGGATATCGGCGTACGGGACGTGCATCGGGGTGGTCTTCAGACCGAAGGTTGGTTGCATAATCGTCAGGGTAACTGATGATCAGGGCTACTGACGATCAGTGTGGCGGTAGATTAGGTGGCATGTCTGATCGGCTCGGGTATCTGCTGAAACACGTCTTCGCGGAGCTCACCGAAGCTCAGACCAAGGCGCTGGCTCCGCACGGTCTGAACGGGCGTGACCTGGCGGTCCTGTCCGCGATCGTCGCCGGTGAGCCGCTGTCCCAGCTCGAGGTCGCGGCCCGGCTGCGGGTGGACCGCACGTCGATCGGCGATCTGCTGGACGGGCTGGAGGAGCGTGGGTTCGTCGAGCGCCGGCGCAGCCCGGAGGACCGGCGGCGGAATGTCGTAGTACTGACGGCTCTGGGTCAGTCGACATTCGACGAGGCGGAGCGGGTTCGGCTGGAGGTCGAGCGTGAGTTCCTCGCTCCCCTGCCGGCTCCGGACCGTTTCCGGGACGATCTGCGGCTGCTGCTCGGGGAATGAGGGCTCCGGCGCACCCGTTGGACTGAATATGCCCTCCGTCCCGCTGTCAGTCCTGGACCGTTCTCGGACGCGCGTTGGTGAGACGGAGCCGGAGACGCTGCGCGCGACAGTGGAGTTCGCCCAGCAGGTGGAAGACCTTGGCTACAAGCGTTTCTGGGTGTCAGAGCATCACAGCGTGCCTGGGGTGGTCGGCTCGGCGCCGACAGTCCTGGCTGCGGCGGTTGCTGCTCGCACCTCGCACATCCGCGTCGGCACTGGTGGCGTGATGCTGCCGAACCACCAGCCCTTAGTGGTGGCGGAGCAGTTCGGCGTACTGGAGTCGCTGTACCCGGGCCGCATCGACATGGGCCTCGGCCGCTCGGTCGGCTTCACGAACGGGGTACGGCGTGCGCTCGGCGTCGAGAAGGACGCTGCGGACGACTTCAGCGCACAGGTGCAGGAGCTGCTCGGCTATCTGGCCGGTACGTCGGACGTGCACGCGCGTCCGGGCGAAGGGCTGAAGGTCCCGCCGTTCATCCTGGCCGTCGGCTCGGGCGCTTCCATCGCCGCATCGCTCGGGCTACCTGTCGTCCTGGCTGCCGGTCCTGACGCTGTGGACCTGGTCTCGTCCTACCGGGCATCCTTCCAGCCGTCGGCGTGGGCTCCGCAGCCCTACGTCATCCTCGCCGTCACCGCCGCGGTCGGGGACACCACGGAGGCGGCCCGTCAGCTGTTGTTGCCCGAGGCATGGGCCAGCGCTTACTCACGCACTCGCGGCGTCTTCCCGGCGTTGCAGCCCGACGTGCCTGCGACGATGAACGCTCGCGAGCAGGAGTTCTTCGAGAACGCGCTGCGCGGCCAGTACTACGGAACCTCGGACGAGGTGCACGCCGCCGTCGAGGACCTCGTGCAGCGGACAGCCGCGGACGAAGTGCTGATCACGACCAACACCTACGACCGCGACGATCTCCTCGCCTCGTTGGCGAAACTCATCGGCTGATCCTGGCCTCGAGCCGCTTCCGGACATCCGGCCACTCGTCGGCCAGGATCGAGAACACCACGGTGTCGCGGAACGAGCCGTCAGCCATCAGCATGTGCCGCCGCAGCACGCCCTCACGGGTCGCGCCGAGCTTGGCGATCGCCGCCTGCGAGCGGGTGTTCTTCGAGCCGGTCTGGATCTTCACGCGGCCGAATCCGCACACCTCGAAGGCGTGCTCCAGCAGCAGCAGTTTGGCCGCGGGGTTGACCGCGGTCCCCCAGACAGCGGGCGCGTAGCCGGTGTAGCCGAGGTGGATCCGCTCGTTCACCAGGTCGACGTCGGCCAGGCTCGACGTACCGACAACAGTGCCGTCGGCAACCATCCGGACGACGTACGCGAACCGCTTCTCCGCGGCCGGGATCCACTTCGCCCGCATCTCGTCGGCGCTCTTCGGCATTGCGGCTGGGCCGCCGCCGAAGCCTCCGGCGTACACCTGCTCGATGGCGATCGCGGCGTACAGCTCGTCGATATCGGACTCCTGCATCCGATCCAGCCGTACGACGTCGCCGACCAGGGACCGCCCGTCCGGTGCGATCGTCATGGTGTCAGCCCTTCACCAGGAGATGCAGCACCAGCCAGACGATGGGCGCGGTCGCGAGCAGCGAGTCCAACCGGTCCATCACACCGCCGTGGCCGGGCAGCAGGTTCGACATGTCCTTGATGCCCAGGTCACGCTTGATCATCGACTCGCCGAGATCGCCGACCGTCGCGGTCAGCACGGCGACGGCGCCGACGATCGCACCGACCCACCAATGCCCGTCGAGCAGCCAGACAACCCCGGCAATGCCCGCCCCGACACAGGCGAGCGCCGAGCCCGCGAAGCCCTCCCAGGACTTCTTCGGGCTGATCGTCGGCGCCATCGGGTGCTTGCCGAACAGCACGCCGGCCACATAGCCGCCGACGTCGCTGGCGACCACCACCAGGAAGAAGGTCACCACCCGCCCCGGGCCGTCCGCGTCCGGCTGGACCAGCAGGATCGCGAACCCGGCCAGCAACGGCACATAGCCGACCAGGAAGACGCCGGCGCTGACGTCGCGAACGAATCCGATCGAACCACCCGGCATCCGCCAGAAAATGGTCGCCAGCACTGTCAGCGCGAGCGCGACCAGGAGCGCCATCGGTCCGCCGAAATAGGCTGATGCCAGCATCGCCGTCGTACCGGCGAACATCGGGATCCGCGGGATGGCCGCGCCGCCGGTGCGCAGGGCCTTGATCATCTCGTCGACAGCCACCAGGACGACGACGAGCACCAGGACGGTGAACAGGACCTTCTGCCAGTACAGCGATCCGAGGATCAGTGCGCCGAGCCCGACTCCCACCGCGATGGCCGCGGGCAGATTACGCCCGGCACGGCTCGGGCTGGGACTCGGCGCGGGCGTGCTCTCGACGCCCATCACACCTCGAGCAGTTCGGCTTCCTTGTGCTTGAGCAGATCGTCGATCGAGTCGACGTACTTCTTCGTCAACCCGTCGAGCCGCTTCTCAGCACTCTTGCCCTCGTCCTCGCCCGCATCGCCGTCCTTGACCGACTTGTGCACCTGGTCCATGGCGTGCCGGCGGATGTTGCGGACCGAGACCTTGGCTTCCTCGCCCTTGGTCTTGGCGACCTTGATGTACTCCTTGCGCCGCTCCTCGGTCAGCTGCGGCATCACCACCCGGATCACCGCGCCGTCGTTGCCCGGGTTCACACCCAGGTCCGAGTCGCGGATCGCCTTCTCGATCGCCGCCATCGCACCCTTGTCGTACGGCGAGATCAGCACGGTCCGGGGCTCCGGGACCTGGAAACCGGCCAGCTGCTGCAGCGGCGTCGGGCTGCCGTAGTAGTCGGCCAGGATGCCCGCGAACATCTGCGGGTGCGCCCGGCCGGTGCGGATCGCGGCGAAGTCGTCCTTCGCGACCTCCACGGCCTTCGCCATCTTCTGCTCGGCTTCGCGGAGAGCTTCGTCGATCACGACATTCCTCGCTTCCTCTGGGCCGCGTCGATGCGGCCACTCCTACTGCGCCTTGTGACAACCGATCCTAGTGGTACGCCGCCGTACGCCGGGTTATTGCCCCCGGGAGACGACCGTGCCGATCTTCTCGCCGTGGATCACCCGGGCGATGTTGCCCTCCTCGAGGCCGAAGATCACGATCGGCAGCGCGTTGTCGCGGGCCAGGCTGATCGCGGTGGCATCGGCCACCCGGAGGCCGCGGGCCAGGAAGTCGTCGTACGACAGCTGGTCGAACTTGACCGCGTCCGGGTTCTTCTTCGGGTCGGAGTCGTAGACCCCGTCCACGCCCTGCTTGCCCATCAGCAACGCCTCGGCGCCGACCTCGAGCGCGCGCTGGGCGGCGACGGTGTCGGTGGAGAAGTACGGCATCCCGGAGCCGGCGCCGAAGATGACCACGCGGCCCTTCTCCAGGTGCCGCTCAGCCTTGCGCGGGATGTACGGCTCGGCGACCTGGCCCATCGTGATCGCGGTCTGCACCCGGGTCTCGATACCGAGCTTCTCCAGGAAGTCCTGCAGGGCCAGGCAGTTCATCACCGTGCCGAGCATGCCCATGTAGTCGGCGCGGTTCCGCTCCATGCCGCGCTGCTGCAGCTCGGCGCCGCGGAAGAAGTTGCCACCGCCGACCACCACGGCGACCTGGACACCGGCCCGGGCCACGTCGGCGATCTGCTTGGCGATCGAGTTCACGACGTCGGGGTCGACGCCCAGCTTGCCGCCGCCGAACACCTCACCCGACAGCTTGAGCAACACCCGGTGGTAGGCCGGGGCGAACGGCGAAGAGGCCGGATTCGTCTCGGTACCCAGGGTTTCCGTCACGATTCCGGCCTCCTCGTTCGTTGCTGTCCTGTTCAGATCCTCGTCGGGATCAGGCGCCGACCTCGAAGCGGGCGAACCGCTTCACGGTCACACCGGCCTCGTCCAGGACGGCCTTCACGGACTTCTTGCTCTCGGTCACCGACGGCTGCTCGAGCAGAACGACGTCCTTGAAGAAGCCGTTCACCCGGCCCTCGACGATCTTCAGCAACGCCTGCTCCGGCTTGCCCTCCTCGCGGGCGGTCGC carries:
- a CDS encoding LLM class flavin-dependent oxidoreductase, yielding MPSVPLSVLDRSRTRVGETEPETLRATVEFAQQVEDLGYKRFWVSEHHSVPGVVGSAPTVLAAAVAARTSHIRVGTGGVMLPNHQPLVVAEQFGVLESLYPGRIDMGLGRSVGFTNGVRRALGVEKDAADDFSAQVQELLGYLAGTSDVHARPGEGLKVPPFILAVGSGASIAASLGLPVVLAAGPDAVDLVSSYRASFQPSAWAPQPYVILAVTAAVGDTTEAARQLLLPEAWASAYSRTRGVFPALQPDVPATMNAREQEFFENALRGQYYGTSDEVHAAVEDLVQRTAADEVLITTNTYDRDDLLASLAKLIG
- a CDS encoding GNAT family N-acetyltransferase, with product MTIAPDGRSLVGDVVRLDRMQESDIDELYAAIAIEQVYAGGFGGGPAAMPKSADEMRAKWIPAAEKRFAYVVRMVADGTVVGTSSLADVDLVNERIHLGYTGYAPAVWGTAVNPAAKLLLLEHAFEVCGFGRVKIQTGSKNTRSQAAIAKLGATREGVLRRHMLMADGSFRDTVVFSILADEWPDVRKRLEARISR
- a CDS encoding phosphatidate cytidylyltransferase; the protein is MGVESTPAPSPSPSRAGRNLPAAIAVGVGLGALILGSLYWQKVLFTVLVLVVVLVAVDEMIKALRTGGAAIPRIPMFAGTTAMLASAYFGGPMALLVALALTVLATIFWRMPGGSIGFVRDVSAGVFLVGYVPLLAGFAILLVQPDADGPGRVVTFFLVVVASDVGGYVAGVLFGKHPMAPTISPKKSWEGFAGSALACVGAGIAGVVWLLDGHWWVGAIVGAVAVLTATVGDLGESMIKRDLGIKDMSNLLPGHGGVMDRLDSLLATAPIVWLVLHLLVKG
- the frr gene encoding ribosome recycling factor, producing MDEALREAEQKMAKAVEVAKDDFAAIRTGRAHPQMFAGILADYYGSPTPLQQLAGFQVPEPRTVLISPYDKGAMAAIEKAIRDSDLGVNPGNDGAVIRVVMPQLTEERRKEYIKVAKTKGEEAKVSVRNIRRHAMDQVHKSVKDGDAGEDEGKSAEKRLDGLTKKYVDSIDDLLKHKEAELLEV
- the pyrH gene encoding UMP kinase; translated protein: MTETLGTETNPASSPFAPAYHRVLLKLSGEVFGGGKLGVDPDVVNSIAKQIADVARAGVQVAVVVGGGNFFRGAELQQRGMERNRADYMGMLGTVMNCLALQDFLEKLGIETRVQTAITMGQVAEPYIPRKAERHLEKGRVVIFGAGSGMPYFSTDTVAAQRALEVGAEALLMGKQGVDGVYDSDPKKNPDAVKFDQLSYDDFLARGLRVADATAISLARDNALPIVIFGLEEGNIARVIHGEKIGTVVSRGQ